The DNA segment GACACTGAATTCCCCCCATATGTTCCACATCCAATTGTTAAGGACGGAAGTGAAGTGTTATAAATATCTCCGATTGCACCATGTGTGGAAGGAGTATTAACGATGATTCGACCAGCCTTCATGCGTACTGCAAACATATCAATTAGGCTTTGATCTGCAGTATGAATGGCTGCTGAATGTCCTAGTCCTCCATACTCCAGTGTTTCTTCTGCAATTTTTAAGCCTTCCATAAAATTAGTAACCTTATAGCATGCTAAGATTGGACTTAGCTTTTCACAGGAAAGTGGGTAGTTAGGACCTACTCCCTCTAACTCTGCAATAAGAATCTTCGTATTTACTGGAACGTTTATTCCAGCCATTTTCGCAATCACATACGCTGGTAATCCAACAATTAACTGATTAATAGAATTAGTTTTTTCAAATATAGCCACTTTTTCTAGCATCTTGCGTTCTTCTTCATTAAGAAAATAGCAATGATTATCTATCATTTCTTGTTTCACTTCATCATAAATTTCTTGATCGATAATCAATGCTTGTTCAGAAGCGCAAATCATACCGTTGTCAAAGGTTTTGGATAAGATTACATCGTTAACAGCACGCTTGATATGAGCTGTTTTCTCGATATAACAAGGTACATTCCCAGCTCCCACTCCAAGTGCCGGTTTACCTGAGCTATAAGCCGCTTTTACCAAATTAGGTCCTCCTGTTGCTAAAATGAGCGATATCTTTGGATGCATCATTAGAGCTTGGAAAGCTTCATGGGAAGGCTCTTCAATCCATTGGATGCAGTTTTCTGGAGCGCCTGCTCTGATGGCGGCTTTCTTTAACAATTCGGCTGCCTCTTTGCAGCATTGTTGTGCATATTTTGGAAAGGCAAATATAATAGGATTCCTAGTTTTAAGTGAAATTAATGATTTGAAAATCACCGTTGAGGTTGGATTTGTAATTGGAATGACACCTGCGATGACGCCTACTGGCTCTGCCATCTCTACCATTCCCTCATTTTCGTCTTCACTAATGACACCAACGGTTTTCATGTTCCGTATATTGTTATAAATAAATTCTGTTGCAAACATATTTTTAAAAACTTTATCCTCATAAACTCCGCGGCGTGTTTCATTTACAGCAAGCTTTGCTAGCTCCCTATGGTTTTCAAGCGCGGTCAATGCCATTTGCTTTACAATTTCATCAACCATTTCCTGGTTGTAACAACGGAAAGCACTAAGTGCCTTCAAGGCATTGTTTGCTAACGAGTCGATCATCGCAGCAACCGTTTGAGTTTCAAGTACCACTCTTTCTTTTACAGACATTTTTGTCCCCTCCGAATCAGCATCGAATACAAGATTTTAGAAATTAGGTATGTTTGGTTTCTCACAAAATCGTTTTTATTCACTCCCTTACTCCTGCTGGCTAAAATATATCATTTAAAAATTCCGAAAAATGTCGAATTGTGTTAAAAAACGAATGAGTACTCATTCATTTCATAGAATGTTCAAAATTTTGATTCACACACTACTAAAAAGAGGCTGACATTAGTCAGCCTCTTTTCGTTAGATATCAACCAGTATTCCTTAAACCAGCAGAAATTCCGCTTATTGTAAGTAGAACTTGTGTTATTAATTCATCATTCGGTTCAGCTTGCGTCCTTAATTCTTTTATTAACTCAACCTGTAAGAAGTTTAATGGATCTACATAAGGATTACGTCTGTGTACCGACTCTTGAATATTTGGAGTATGATCCAGCAATTCCTTATCCCCTGTTATTTTCAACAAAATAGCTTTTGTTCTTTCATATTCTTCTAAGATATTATTGAAAATTCTGTCTGCAATCGCCTTATCTTCAACAAGTGTTAAATATTCCTTCGCTGTGGTAATATCAGCTTTCATCAATGCCATGTGCAAATTATCAATCGTTGATCGGAAGAATGGCCACTTCTCATACATTTGTTGTAAGAGCTTAAGATTTT comes from the Neobacillus sp. PS2-9 genome and includes:
- the adhE gene encoding bifunctional acetaldehyde-CoA/alcohol dehydrogenase; the encoded protein is MSVKERVVLETQTVAAMIDSLANNALKALSAFRCYNQEMVDEIVKQMALTALENHRELAKLAVNETRRGVYEDKVFKNMFATEFIYNNIRNMKTVGVISEDENEGMVEMAEPVGVIAGVIPITNPTSTVIFKSLISLKTRNPIIFAFPKYAQQCCKEAAELLKKAAIRAGAPENCIQWIEEPSHEAFQALMMHPKISLILATGGPNLVKAAYSSGKPALGVGAGNVPCYIEKTAHIKRAVNDVILSKTFDNGMICASEQALIIDQEIYDEVKQEMIDNHCYFLNEEERKMLEKVAIFEKTNSINQLIVGLPAYVIAKMAGINVPVNTKILIAELEGVGPNYPLSCEKLSPILACYKVTNFMEGLKIAEETLEYGGLGHSAAIHTADQSLIDMFAVRMKAGRIIVNTPSTHGAIGDIYNTSLPSLTIGCGTYGGNSVSQNVGAANLINIKKVAKRRTFTQWFKVPSQIFFEKNSIQVLASIPNISRAFIVTSGSSVKNGFVDKVLYYLEKHQNKVQWETFSEIEPEPSIEMVMNGAERMRRFQPDVIIALGGGSVMDAAKAMWLFYEHPETDFHSLTQKFFDPNKRVVKFPILRQKAKFIAIPTTSGTGSEVTAFSVITDKKANIKYPLADFQLTPDVAIIDPQFVMTVPKHVTADTGMDVLTHAIEAYVSVLANDYTDGLALKAIQLVFEYLPRAYRDGSDEIAREKMHNASTIAGMAFANSFLGINHSLAHVLGAEFHIPHGRANALLLPHVIRYNSAKPNKFMTYPKYEYFIADKRYCEIAKMLGLPASTTEEGIESLITAIIKLAEELDISMSIQANGVTKSEFESKVAGLAELAFDDQDTIANPKQPFVSELAEIYRQAYTGV